Proteins from one Brevibacillus humidisoli genomic window:
- a CDS encoding glycosyltransferase family 2 protein produces the protein MSSLLMIITFFFWLLLFYYSLLTVAGLLYRVRSKPPSQLERYPSVAILIPAHNEAVVIADTLYAMSKIKYPGDLQIYVLNDCSQDETGEIAQYYEHSYPYFHHVHVPPGEPRGKARVLNYGISVTESDYICVYDADNQPEPESVRLLVEAAETVPGAVGAVGYVKTMNESANWLTRMIALEFSTFQLLMQSGRWMLFQLGSLTGTNMLVKRRDLLDAGGYDPYALAEDADLTVTLTERGGLLLIVPEARTWEQEPETIRVWLRQRTRWMQGNLYLLEKAMKNPCMFKGRNLFNTAQLLLVYVCFTGFLLVSDLWFLFGLFGMTDLAQAVQVPLLILWFESWLIYYVQLVSAQMVDKVIRPLDLLVSFVMYFSYSQLWLFILLRALYFQIKLKRTKKAPVWDKTDRFQQAGQQDKSSRMRLLP, from the coding sequence ATGAGCAGCTTACTGATGATCATTACCTTCTTTTTCTGGCTGCTCCTGTTCTACTATTCGCTCCTGACGGTGGCGGGCCTGCTCTATCGGGTGCGGAGCAAACCACCGTCGCAACTGGAGCGTTACCCTAGTGTAGCGATCCTTATACCGGCCCACAACGAAGCGGTTGTTATCGCTGATACCCTGTACGCGATGAGCAAAATCAAGTATCCCGGCGATCTGCAGATCTACGTGCTAAATGATTGTTCTCAGGATGAGACAGGAGAGATTGCTCAGTATTATGAGCACTCATACCCCTATTTTCATCATGTCCACGTCCCGCCAGGCGAGCCCAGAGGGAAAGCGCGTGTGCTCAATTACGGCATCTCCGTGACGGAGTCGGACTACATCTGTGTCTACGATGCAGACAATCAGCCAGAGCCGGAGAGCGTGAGATTGTTGGTAGAAGCAGCGGAAACGGTTCCCGGTGCCGTCGGTGCCGTCGGCTATGTGAAGACGATGAACGAGTCGGCCAACTGGTTGACCCGGATGATTGCCCTGGAGTTCTCCACCTTTCAGTTGCTGATGCAGTCCGGCCGCTGGATGCTGTTTCAGCTCGGGTCACTGACCGGCACCAACATGCTGGTCAAACGACGAGACTTGCTGGATGCCGGTGGATATGATCCGTATGCGCTGGCAGAAGACGCCGATTTAACCGTGACACTGACAGAACGGGGAGGGCTCTTGCTCATCGTTCCAGAGGCTCGCACCTGGGAACAAGAGCCGGAAACGATCAGGGTATGGTTGAGGCAGCGGACACGCTGGATGCAGGGGAATCTGTATCTGCTGGAAAAGGCGATGAAAAACCCGTGCATGTTCAAGGGGCGCAATCTATTCAATACAGCCCAATTGCTGTTGGTCTATGTGTGCTTTACCGGATTCCTCCTGGTGTCGGATCTCTGGTTTCTGTTCGGGCTGTTTGGCATGACCGATCTGGCCCAGGCGGTACAGGTGCCTCTGCTGATCCTCTGGTTTGAATCGTGGCTGATCTACTATGTTCAACTCGTATCTGCCCAAATGGTTGACAAAGTGATCAGGCCGCTGGATTTGCTCGTATCGTTCGTGATGTACTTTTCCTATTCCCAGCTTTGGCTGTTCATTTTGTTGCGGGCGCTTTACTTCCAAATCAAGCTGAAGCGAACAAAAAAAGCGCCCGTCTGGGACAAAACGGATCGCTTCCAACAGGCTGGACAGCAGGACAAATCGTCGAGAATGCGCCTGCTGCCATAG
- a CDS encoding IclR family transcriptional regulator, translated as MENFLSSVRNSCKLLKVFLDSPKELGVTELSKRLQLSKGAVHKILATLESEGFIRQNEATKQYTLGYTLLELGNKVIKNHDIVDFSAPYLNQLLAQTKELVVLCILDKTDALYVAKLDSPHPIRFNVEIYRRFPPYATSGSRVLLAYQSDAFQQEVLSDVELKKYTPQSFASVEEIKENLRQIKERGYEMSWNRRNQGVTGMAAPVFDATDQVVAAVSVIGPTDRVQPQVDSIRNHLLQITSEMSEQLGHRP; from the coding sequence ATGGAGAACTTCCTTTCTTCTGTACGTAACAGCTGCAAGCTTTTAAAAGTGTTTCTAGATTCCCCCAAAGAGTTGGGTGTCACGGAGTTAAGTAAGCGGTTGCAACTGTCAAAGGGGGCCGTGCACAAGATCTTGGCAACGCTTGAGTCTGAAGGATTTATTCGGCAAAATGAGGCAACCAAGCAGTACACTCTGGGATACACGTTATTGGAGTTGGGCAACAAAGTAATCAAAAACCACGATATTGTCGACTTTTCTGCTCCCTACCTCAATCAACTGCTTGCGCAGACCAAGGAATTAGTGGTTCTTTGCATTCTCGACAAAACCGATGCACTCTACGTTGCCAAACTGGATTCACCTCATCCCATCCGCTTCAACGTGGAAATCTACCGTCGTTTTCCGCCTTATGCAACGAGCGGTTCACGTGTTCTGCTTGCCTATCAATCCGATGCCTTCCAGCAGGAAGTACTGTCAGATGTGGAGCTAAAAAAATACACGCCGCAATCCTTTGCTAGCGTGGAGGAGATTAAAGAAAACTTGCGGCAAATCAAAGAGAGAGGCTATGAGATGAGCTGGAATCGCCGCAATCAGGGAGTGACGGGAATGGCTGCTCCGGTGTTCGACGCAACCGATCAGGTGGTTGCAGCTGTGAGCGTGATTGGTCCAACTGACCGTGTGCAACCGCAGGTTGACTCGATCCGCAACCATCTGCTTCAGATCACATCAGAAATGTCGGAGCAGTTGGGGCACAGACCTTAA
- a CDS encoding ABC transporter substrate-binding protein, with protein sequence MMKKALSVLSVMSLVGLLLAGCGNSEPQPAASNQTTSGGNAGSEVQMEGELVVAGNGSTVEKLMKDKIFKKFNEKYPNVKLTYVPGVSTEIVAQVKAQKNAPQIDVAVIEGGEQEKGHQAGLWEPITEKDVPNMNKVPKEYHVSDNSGVTVNVTPIGISYNAKLVEEKGLPIPKSWNDLTKPEMKGYITMAGITSNFGRSPLIMLSYANGGSEKDMDPGFEKLKIIAGYMPTFAKSSAQLMQNLQNESAAYTTWTMARSLVLKDSGLPLEFVFPEEGGNAVLTVASQVKGAQHPVAAKAFIDFLLTDEIQTMYATDLFYSPSVDVKLPDDVAKMLEFDRSKVVTFDNDVVASKTAEWLDRFNKEVAPLAGK encoded by the coding sequence GTGATGAAAAAGGCATTATCCGTATTATCCGTCATGTCGCTGGTTGGATTGCTGCTGGCTGGCTGTGGGAACTCCGAGCCCCAACCCGCTGCATCTAATCAGACGACGTCGGGAGGGAATGCAGGCAGCGAGGTTCAAATGGAAGGAGAACTGGTAGTTGCCGGCAATGGTTCTACTGTAGAGAAGTTAATGAAAGACAAGATTTTCAAAAAGTTTAATGAGAAATATCCAAACGTAAAGCTTACTTATGTTCCTGGTGTCTCAACAGAGATCGTCGCCCAGGTGAAAGCACAGAAAAATGCGCCCCAGATTGACGTGGCTGTGATTGAAGGCGGCGAGCAGGAGAAAGGGCACCAAGCTGGACTTTGGGAGCCTATCACAGAAAAAGACGTACCTAACATGAACAAGGTTCCCAAAGAGTATCATGTAAGCGATAACAGTGGCGTTACCGTGAACGTGACGCCGATCGGCATTTCCTACAATGCCAAGCTGGTTGAGGAGAAAGGACTGCCGATCCCAAAATCCTGGAACGATCTGACCAAACCAGAGATGAAGGGCTACATCACAATGGCTGGCATCACCAGCAACTTCGGACGTTCTCCACTGATCATGCTCTCGTATGCGAACGGTGGATCGGAGAAAGATATGGACCCTGGCTTTGAGAAGTTGAAGATCATTGCAGGGTATATGCCTACCTTTGCCAAAAGCTCTGCCCAACTGATGCAAAACCTGCAAAACGAAAGTGCCGCCTACACCACCTGGACGATGGCGCGCAGTCTGGTGCTGAAAGACTCAGGTCTGCCGCTCGAATTCGTCTTCCCGGAAGAGGGAGGAAACGCCGTGCTGACCGTCGCATCGCAGGTAAAAGGAGCACAACATCCGGTAGCGGCCAAGGCGTTTATTGATTTTCTGTTGACCGATGAAATCCAGACGATGTATGCGACCGACCTGTTCTACAGCCCGTCGGTAGACGTCAAGCTGCCTGATGATGTAGCGAAAATGCTGGAGTTTGACCGCAGCAAGGTAGTGACGTTTGACAACGATGTAGTGGCAAGCAAAACAGCCGAGTGGCTTGACCGCTTCAACAAGGAAGTCGCACCATTGGCAGGAAAGTAG
- a CDS encoding ABC transporter ATP-binding protein — protein sequence MSNMIDVELRNIEKRFQNNVVVKNFNLQVEQGEFVSFLGPSGCGKTTTLNMIAGFLEPDGGDLLIKGKRMNGVPPYKRELGMVFQTYSLFPHMTVAENVGYGLKLRKVGKAEIAERVERVLKLVKLPQVADRYPKQLSGGQRQRIAIARALVIEPSLLLLDEPLSNLDAKLREELRDELKRLHQEIGVTTIFVTHDQEEALSLSDRIVVLNDGHVEQIGTPAEIYNHPASEFVHTFIGKTNKLTGKVTEVGQDRFTVLTDSGLVIETAAQRQSFDVGQEVHVFIRPEKIRLFPAEEMAANGGVGQLVMTSFLGAFTECEVRIGEQLLSVKVQMMEQDIDLRQGQTVGCSWNREDVLLMPTERDAR from the coding sequence TTGAGCAACATGATCGACGTGGAACTGCGCAACATCGAAAAAAGGTTTCAGAACAATGTCGTGGTAAAGAACTTTAATCTGCAGGTCGAGCAAGGAGAGTTCGTCTCCTTCCTCGGCCCCTCCGGCTGCGGCAAGACGACCACATTAAACATGATTGCCGGGTTTCTGGAGCCGGATGGAGGGGATCTGCTGATCAAGGGAAAGCGGATGAACGGCGTTCCTCCCTATAAGCGAGAGTTAGGTATGGTGTTTCAGACCTATTCGCTGTTCCCGCACATGACAGTGGCGGAAAATGTGGGGTATGGTTTGAAGCTGCGCAAAGTGGGCAAGGCGGAGATTGCGGAACGGGTAGAGCGGGTGCTCAAACTGGTGAAATTACCGCAGGTCGCTGATCGTTATCCCAAGCAGCTTTCCGGCGGACAGCGGCAGCGGATTGCCATCGCACGGGCGCTGGTCATTGAACCGTCGCTGCTGCTGCTCGATGAGCCGCTCAGCAACCTGGATGCGAAACTGCGTGAAGAATTGCGTGACGAATTAAAGCGGCTCCATCAGGAAATCGGCGTAACCACGATCTTTGTTACCCATGATCAGGAGGAAGCACTCTCCTTGTCCGACCGCATTGTCGTGCTGAACGATGGCCATGTCGAACAAATCGGTACGCCCGCCGAGATCTACAACCATCCAGCTTCCGAATTCGTCCACACCTTTATCGGCAAAACAAACAAGCTGACCGGAAAGGTGACGGAGGTCGGGCAGGATCGGTTTACTGTGTTGACGGACAGTGGATTGGTTATCGAGACAGCGGCTCAAAGGCAATCGTTCGATGTAGGACAGGAGGTTCACGTGTTTATCCGTCCGGAAAAAATCAGATTGTTCCCAGCTGAGGAAATGGCGGCAAACGGTGGTGTTGGACAGCTTGTCATGACATCGTTCCTGGGGGCTTTTACCGAGTGTGAGGTGCGGATTGGCGAGCAATTGCTCTCGGTAAAAGTGCAGATGATGGAGCAGGATATCGATCTGAGGCAGGGGCAGACAGTAGGCTGCAGCTGGAATCGTGAGGATGTTCTGCTGATGCCGACCGAGAGGGATGCGAGATGA
- a CDS encoding ABC transporter permease, whose translation MTRRLSILLLTAPSMIVLLGVFLIPMLMMFLLSLQDETEQFSLQNYLLLVQDPYYLELLGRTIRVSLWTVLCTLVLGFPVAMFMAGASGRMRGIVAMLILAPHLISVVIRNFGWVVILGEKGWINETLLSLGVIDQPLRLLYNELGVVIGLTDAFIAYMVLAIATSLYAIDTSLYKASAILGASHIRTFFTVTLPLSLPGVVAGITLVFSLSMSAFVTPALMGGTSVKVIPVSAYEQIMTTLNWPLGAALAFMLLGSSILLVTLFARLVETKRYKEVFSA comes from the coding sequence ATGACGAGGCGCCTGTCTATCCTGCTTTTAACAGCCCCCAGCATGATCGTTCTGCTGGGCGTGTTTCTCATTCCCATGTTGATGATGTTCTTGCTCAGCTTACAAGACGAGACCGAGCAGTTCAGTCTGCAGAATTACCTGTTGCTGGTCCAAGATCCATACTACTTGGAACTTCTGGGCCGCACCATTCGGGTCAGTCTTTGGACAGTGCTGTGCACATTGGTGCTCGGCTTTCCCGTCGCCATGTTTATGGCCGGAGCATCAGGACGTATGCGGGGCATCGTGGCCATGCTTATTCTGGCACCTCATCTCATTAGCGTGGTGATCCGCAACTTCGGTTGGGTGGTGATCCTCGGAGAGAAAGGCTGGATCAACGAGACGCTGCTCTCGCTGGGTGTGATCGATCAGCCGCTCCGCTTGCTGTACAACGAGCTAGGCGTGGTGATCGGCTTGACCGATGCCTTTATCGCTTACATGGTGCTGGCGATTGCCACTAGTCTGTACGCGATCGACACCTCCCTGTACAAAGCGTCTGCGATCTTGGGAGCATCCCACATCCGCACGTTCTTTACCGTTACGCTGCCTCTCAGCCTGCCCGGAGTGGTGGCGGGGATTACACTGGTATTCAGCTTGTCGATGAGTGCATTCGTCACGCCAGCCCTGATGGGGGGCACATCGGTCAAGGTGATCCCGGTGAGCGCGTATGAACAAATCATGACGACACTCAATTGGCCGTTGGGCGCTGCGCTCGCCTTCATGCTGTTGGGGAGCAGCATTCTGCTCGTCACGCTGTTTGCACGGCTGGTGGAGACGAAACGGTATAAAGAGGTGTTCTCGGCATGA
- a CDS encoding ABC transporter permease, whose protein sequence is MKKINWLGVLTIVVLILVNLPFLIIIPSSFTAAGYLAFPPDGFSWQWYAKIFDRPEFIDSFLFSLQLAAVTAVLSTLIGTLAAFALSKYTFRGSRVLNALMLSPLTVPTLIIGIAALMFFTRIGLAGTFTGLLLAHILISIPYVVRLVLTGLSTFDYTLEKAGYMLGARPLRVFWDVTLPLIRPAIVSGMIFSFLTSFDNVTVSLFLVAPGTTTLPLTIFSYMQETLDPLVASVSTVVILLSLVFIVLLEKVYGLERLFGLNSQSH, encoded by the coding sequence ATGAAAAAGATCAATTGGCTTGGAGTTCTTACGATTGTCGTCCTGATACTCGTCAACCTGCCGTTTCTGATCATTATCCCCAGTTCGTTTACAGCTGCCGGCTACCTCGCCTTTCCGCCGGACGGGTTCTCTTGGCAGTGGTATGCCAAGATATTTGACCGGCCTGAGTTTATCGATTCATTTTTGTTCAGCTTGCAGTTGGCCGCCGTTACGGCGGTACTGTCCACATTGATCGGAACGTTGGCGGCATTCGCCCTGTCCAAATACACATTTCGCGGAAGCCGTGTGTTGAACGCCTTGATGCTGTCTCCGCTTACCGTACCTACACTGATTATCGGGATCGCTGCGTTGATGTTTTTTACCCGCATCGGGTTAGCGGGGACGTTTACTGGTCTGCTGCTTGCCCATATCCTGATCTCGATCCCGTACGTCGTGCGGCTCGTGCTGACCGGTCTCAGCACGTTCGACTACACATTGGAGAAAGCCGGATACATGCTTGGAGCGAGACCTCTGCGCGTCTTTTGGGATGTTACCCTTCCGCTGATCCGTCCAGCGATCGTCTCGGGAATGATTTTTTCGTTCCTGACGTCCTTTGACAACGTGACCGTATCGCTGTTCCTGGTTGCACCTGGCACGACAACCCTGCCGCTGACCATTTTCAGCTACATGCAGGAGACACTTGATCCTTTGGTGGCTTCGGTCTCCACCGTCGTGATCCTGTTGAGTCTGGTGTTCATCGTGCTGCTGGAAAAAGTATACGGCTTGGAGCGGTTGTTCGGGCTTAACTCCCAATCACATTAA
- a CDS encoding M20 family metallopeptidase, with protein sequence MSVQTNMQEKMHQFLQLLEQSVNVDSPSRDKRQGDQMAEWYARQFVQLTDGRVERIANPTYGDQLRCTVGSGDKQILLIGHYDTVWPLGESARRPFRVEDGKAYGPGVYDMKAGVLQAMYALHLLLLADRLPMDKKVVLLLNSDEEIGSPSSRSLIEQEARGSAAVFVLEPPAEPGGALKTWRKGSAHYRLRVQGISAHAGVDHGKGVSAIEELAGQIKYLHSLTDYEIGTTVNVGLIKGGIGANVVADQAEAEIDVRMKTTEEASRLEALMAKLQPTLAGTKLTVSGGIRRPPMQRTEQIAGLYLLAKSIAADQLGFELAESGTGGVSDGNFAAACGAPTLDGLGARGGYAHSPNEFIYLDEVPKRTALLAGLVEQC encoded by the coding sequence ATGTCGGTTCAAACCAATATGCAAGAGAAGATGCACCAATTTTTACAGTTGCTTGAACAAAGCGTTAACGTAGATTCTCCCTCCAGGGACAAACGACAAGGCGATCAGATGGCGGAGTGGTATGCACGACAGTTTGTACAGTTGACGGATGGCAGGGTAGAGCGAATTGCCAATCCGACCTATGGAGACCAGCTTCGCTGTACGGTCGGCAGTGGTGACAAGCAGATCCTTTTGATCGGACATTACGATACGGTCTGGCCGCTGGGGGAATCAGCACGACGCCCCTTTCGTGTCGAGGATGGGAAAGCATACGGCCCTGGCGTATACGATATGAAAGCAGGGGTGCTGCAGGCGATGTATGCCTTGCACCTGCTGCTGTTAGCGGATCGGCTGCCGATGGACAAAAAAGTGGTCCTGCTGCTCAACAGTGACGAAGAGATTGGCAGCCCGTCATCACGTTCGCTGATTGAGCAGGAGGCTCGCGGCTCGGCAGCCGTCTTTGTACTGGAACCACCGGCGGAGCCGGGTGGAGCGCTAAAAACATGGCGCAAGGGAAGTGCGCATTACCGGTTGAGAGTGCAGGGAATCTCAGCCCATGCCGGTGTCGATCACGGCAAAGGTGTCTCCGCGATTGAGGAACTGGCCGGACAAATCAAATATCTGCACTCGCTGACCGATTATGAGATCGGGACAACGGTAAATGTCGGACTGATCAAAGGTGGGATTGGCGCCAATGTGGTCGCCGACCAGGCGGAAGCGGAGATTGATGTCAGGATGAAGACGACAGAAGAAGCTTCTCGTCTGGAAGCATTGATGGCAAAGCTGCAGCCTACATTGGCCGGTACGAAACTTACTGTGAGCGGTGGTATCCGCCGCCCCCCGATGCAGCGGACCGAGCAGATTGCGGGTCTCTATCTGTTGGCCAAATCGATTGCCGCCGATCAGTTGGGCTTCGAATTGGCGGAATCGGGCACCGGTGGCGTCAGCGACGGCAATTTTGCCGCAGCTTGTGGTGCACCGACGCTGGATGGATTGGGCGCCAGAGGTGGATATGCCCACTCGCCCAATGAGTTTATTTATCTGGATGAGGTACCCAAGCGGACTGCTCTGCTGGCCGGATTGGTGGAACAGTGCTGA
- a CDS encoding PAS domain-containing sensor histidine kinase, with protein sequence MRNLSLRLMPDSDDIVHSFFHDAADALYVLDLEGQMIMANTAYTATYGWSEEEAMNEPFCFIPGDAIKEYEALWQRIRSGERVSGYKTTARRKDGSLFPVSLSCSPLRDKAGTIVGICTISKDTTAETKTIEELRENVAQYRLLIEATNDIIGIYDLQLKQKFISPSIQLHSGLSQEEYMSADVTSRIHPDDLARVTSTYQTLAVEKKTVQVEYRAQHKNGSWVYLEARAVPILNERQEVENILVVERNVTERKQNEEFLRKTEKLSVIGQLAAGIAHEIRNPLTSLKGFVQYLQPLLPEHKTFTDIMLSELERINLIVSEMLILAKPQSLQMKQRDVRDILSNVVTLLRSEANLQSIDIITQFDTTPLLVDCEENQLKQVFINILKNAMEAVIHGGKIVIQASKRDDQILIRFADNGCGIPSELIPKLGEPFYTTKDTGTGLGLMISNKIMKDHGGQIQITSQRNKGTTVDIALPIRS encoded by the coding sequence ATGAGAAATCTATCTCTACGGCTGATGCCGGACAGTGACGATATTGTTCACTCATTTTTCCACGACGCAGCTGATGCACTCTACGTCCTCGATCTGGAAGGACAAATGATCATGGCGAACACCGCTTATACAGCCACATACGGCTGGAGTGAGGAAGAGGCGATGAACGAGCCGTTCTGCTTCATCCCGGGCGATGCCATTAAAGAATACGAAGCGCTATGGCAGCGGATCCGTTCCGGTGAGCGGGTATCTGGCTACAAAACAACAGCTAGGCGAAAGGACGGCAGTTTATTTCCTGTCAGTCTCTCCTGCTCCCCGCTTCGGGACAAAGCAGGAACAATCGTCGGCATCTGCACCATATCGAAGGATACCACCGCCGAAACAAAAACAATCGAAGAACTCCGGGAAAACGTAGCACAGTACCGTCTGCTGATCGAAGCGACCAACGATATCATCGGGATCTACGACCTCCAACTAAAGCAAAAGTTCATCTCTCCCTCTATTCAACTTCACTCCGGGTTAAGCCAAGAAGAGTACATGTCTGCCGACGTGACAAGCAGAATTCACCCTGACGATCTCGCCCGTGTCACCTCTACCTATCAAACGTTGGCAGTAGAAAAAAAGACTGTTCAGGTGGAGTACAGGGCCCAGCATAAAAACGGCTCATGGGTCTATCTGGAAGCCCGAGCCGTCCCGATCCTCAACGAGCGGCAGGAAGTGGAAAACATCCTGGTCGTAGAACGAAATGTAACGGAACGAAAACAAAACGAAGAGTTTCTCCGTAAAACGGAAAAACTCTCCGTGATCGGCCAACTGGCCGCCGGGATCGCCCATGAAATCCGCAATCCGCTGACATCACTCAAAGGGTTTGTCCAGTATCTGCAGCCGCTGCTGCCCGAGCACAAAACATTTACCGACATCATGCTGTCAGAACTGGAACGAATCAATCTGATTGTGAGTGAAATGCTGATCCTGGCAAAGCCGCAAAGCCTTCAGATGAAGCAAAGGGACGTCCGGGATATCCTGAGTAATGTGGTCACTCTGTTACGATCGGAAGCCAATCTGCAAAGCATCGATATCATCACCCAGTTTGATACGACTCCGCTGCTGGTCGATTGTGAAGAAAATCAGTTGAAACAGGTTTTTATCAACATTTTGAAAAACGCAATGGAAGCGGTCATCCACGGAGGCAAGATCGTCATCCAGGCCAGCAAACGAGACGACCAGATCTTAATCCGCTTTGCCGACAACGGCTGCGGTATTCCCTCTGAGCTGATTCCCAAGTTGGGAGAACCGTTTTATACGACCAAAGATACCGGGACCGGACTTGGCTTGATGATCAGCAATAAAATCATGAAGGATCACGGCGGGCAAATCCAGATCACCAGCCAACGAAACAAAGGAACGACGGTAGACATCGCACTGCCGATTCGATCCTAA